A window from Anaerolineae bacterium encodes these proteins:
- a CDS encoding tetratricopeptide repeat protein encodes MRRLAWLSFSLSAVILVAGVSTIMALRAGAALPPATNGGPQTEAAAVQPAPATATADAEKLACPTATETISLTATATATPIPTATPTATPAYQPAAPAVELTGFTHSWQTWNNCGPATLAMLLSYYGSRLSQGDIAAVLRPNYDDKNADPEELAAFAISQGLRAVVGVQGDRDTLRLLLSNGLPVLIATWHEPEPDDGMGHYRLLTGYEDAQGYYIVFDSYDTVGLRGANPYLGLALPYDELESMWTVFNRAFVVVYTADQEPVVDGILGPEAGTPAMWEAALARAEEHAQAHPDDVYAWFNVGTNLTHLGRYEEAVEAYRRAEAIGWPRRMLWYQVGPMEAYYHVGAYDKVIALTDQVMRQTNQVEEVWYWRGMALRALGQADAARQAFERSLSLRPSYAPPREALQ; translated from the coding sequence GTGAGACGATTGGCCTGGTTGTCCTTCTCTCTATCAGCAGTGATTCTGGTGGCGGGAGTGTCCACGATTATGGCTCTCAGGGCAGGGGCGGCGCTCCCGCCTGCCACCAACGGTGGGCCCCAGACGGAGGCTGCCGCCGTGCAGCCGGCGCCCGCCACCGCTACCGCGGATGCGGAGAAGCTGGCCTGCCCCACCGCTACCGAGACCATATCACTGACGGCGACAGCCACCGCCACCCCCATCCCTACCGCCACTCCCACGGCCACGCCGGCCTACCAGCCAGCCGCGCCGGCGGTGGAGCTCACTGGCTTCACCCATAGCTGGCAGACCTGGAACAACTGCGGGCCGGCCACTCTGGCCATGCTCCTAAGCTACTACGGCAGCCGCCTCAGCCAGGGCGACATCGCCGCCGTCCTGCGGCCCAACTACGATGACAAGAACGCCGATCCCGAGGAACTGGCGGCCTTCGCCATCTCTCAGGGCCTGAGAGCGGTGGTAGGCGTCCAGGGAGATCGGGATACCCTGCGACTGCTCCTCAGCAATGGACTCCCGGTGCTCATCGCCACCTGGCACGAGCCCGAGCCCGACGATGGCATGGGCCACTATCGCCTGCTCACCGGCTACGAAGACGCCCAGGGTTACTACATCGTCTTCGATTCCTACGACACCGTCGGTCTGCGCGGGGCCAATCCGTACCTGGGCCTGGCTTTGCCCTACGACGAACTGGAATCCATGTGGACGGTATTCAACCGGGCGTTCGTGGTCGTCTACACTGCCGACCAGGAGCCGGTGGTGGACGGCATCCTCGGGCCCGAAGCGGGCACCCCGGCCATGTGGGAGGCGGCCCTGGCCCGCGCCGAGGAGCACGCTCAGGCCCATCCGGACGATGTGTATGCCTGGTTCAACGTGGGGACCAACCTCACCCACCTCGGTCGCTACGAGGAGGCGGTCGAAGCCTACCGCCGGGCGGAGGCCATAGGGTGGCCGCGCCGAATGCTATGGTACCAGGTCGGCCCCATGGAGGCCTACTACCACGTGGGCGCCTACGACAAGGTGATCGCCCTGACGGACCAGGTGATGCGACAGACCAATCAGGTGGAGGAGGTCTGGTACTGGAGAGGGATGGCCCTCCGGGCACTGGGGCAGGCCGACGCCGCCCGCCAGGCGTTCGAGCGGTCGCTCTCGCTTCGTCCCAGCTACGCCCCGCCCCGGGAGGCCCTGCAGTAG